Proteins encoded within one genomic window of Etheostoma cragini isolate CJK2018 chromosome 21, CSU_Ecrag_1.0, whole genome shotgun sequence:
- the LOC117937288 gene encoding synembryn-A isoform X1 yields the protein MTCISMDVDLEGIIQCIKQGDENGVQIQLQEFNKEYAQCFFFDAEERDRRKQQKLDEFRKNKVRDYIDSDSDCDEDDQEDRGLILRQNLAMVLMRFIRTEVECHLLRVSLRTLRILSRDKKVLGPLVTDSALLTLAKLAGLSTTEASDAPSDPDSDFYDNIIASLAEAKVLHCRSDQDEGEANDQNKECSDEDAKSDISIANSGDLESISGCGSHRPSFNEMHSSGIHYKVLERGRKDRRESKMDGEEVQEGVLSGEEAQRKEAMKVLCNVVYNSTWAQERFSALRLMCGLTERLSSNVSGSAPSSVRFYELRLMFLITALRRELSTQLRQEGGVSIFTAALESCLEVEWKEQYECVLNPAAPPISLEASQCIIEILKILFNITYSTHRQEPSEDDAALYRHLVAILRLCLLKKCLLPDDTDELQGHTVNLLSALPLQCLDVLLVPPLQPNSDQCKEVNMDCVHALMLFMERRLEVGDKMKEKLTPVLNLLTESCRGHRETRHYIRKHILPPLRDASHKPEEGSTVKSRLIRLMTHMDTDLKHCAADLIFVLCKENVSRFIKYTGYGNAAGLLATRGLLGGQGSRIFTSDAQYSSDSDSDTEEYRQVRDRINPVTGRVEVEQPDPMEGMTEEEKEEEAKRLFMLFNKLSRENIIQPMGVDPEGRLVPMLDSLTEEGKSGLEDDGEAEEGEKN from the exons ATGACTTGCATAAG CATGGACGTGGACCTGGAAGGGATTATCCAGTGCATCAAGCAGGGAGATGAAAACGGTGTTCAGATACAGCTGCAGGAGTTCAACAAAGAG TATGCCCAGTGCTTCTTCTTTGATGCAGAGGAGAGGGACAGACGGAAA caacaaaaactagACGAG TTCAGGAAGAATAAAGTGAGGGATTACATCGATTCTGACTCTGACTGTGATGAGGACGACCAGGAGGATCGAGGCCTCATCCTTAGACAG AATTTAGCTATGGTCCTGATGAGGTTCATAAGAACAGAAGTTGAATGCCATCTGTTAAGAGTGTCTCTACGCACCCTGAGAATCCTCTCCAGAGACAAAAAGGTCCTGGGCCCCTTGGTGACCGACAGCGCTCTGCTGACCCTGGCCAAACTAGCCGGGCTAAGCACAACTGAAGCAAGTGACGCCCCCAGCGACCCCGACTCTGATTTCTACGATAACATAATCGCTTCTCTCGCTGAGGCCAAAGTGTTGCATTGTCGCTCTGACCAGGACGAGGGCGAAGCCAATGACCAAAACAAAGAGTGCTCCGATGAGGACGCCAAGAGTGACATCAGCATCGCCAACAGCGGAGATCTGGAGAGCATTAGCGGGTGTGGCAGCCACAGGCCCAGCTTCAACGAAATGCACAGTAGTGGCATCCATTACAAGGtgctggagagagggaggaaggaccGCCGAGAGAGCAAGATGGATGGGGAGGAAGTACAAGAGGGGGTGTTGTCAGGAGAGGAGGCGCAGAGAAAAGAGGCCATGAAGGTGTTGTGTAATGTGGTGTACAACAGCACCTGGGCACAGGAGAGGTTCAGTGCTCTCAG ACTCATGTGTGGCCTCACAGAGCGTCTCTCCTCCAATGTCAGTGGCTCAGCTCCCTCAAGTGTTCGCTTCTATGAGCTACGCCTCATGTTCCTCATCACTGCGCTACGGCGAGAGCTCAGCACTCAGCTTCGACAG GAGGGAGGTGTGTCCATCTTCACAGCAGCTCTGGAAAGCTGCCTGGAGGTTGAGTGGAAGGAGCAGTACGAGTGTGTGCTGAACCCAGCAGCACCCCCCATCTCACTGGAAGCCTCTCAGTGTATCATAGAGATCCTCAAAATCCTCTTCAACATCACCTACAGCACCCACAGGCAGGAGCCAAGTGAG GATGACGCAGCTCTGTACCGACACCTTGTGGCAATCCTGCGTCTCTGCCTGCTGAAGAAGTGTCTGCTTCCCGACGACACCGATGAACTGCAGGG CCACACAGTCAACCTGTTGTCAGCGCTGCCTCTCCAGTGTCTCGATGTGCTGCTGGTGCCGCCTCTGCAGCCCAACTCGGACCAGTGCAAGGAGGTCAACATGGACTGTGTCCACGCCCTGATGCTATTCATGGAGAGACGCCTGGAGGTG gGTGATAAGATGAAAGAGAAGCTGACACCAGTCCTCAATCTGCTGACAGAGAgctgcagaggacacagagaaaCACGCCATTACATCAGGAAACAT ATCCTCCCTCCTCTGAGAGACGCATCACACAAGCCGGAGGAAGGCTCGACGGTGAAGAGTCGTCTGATCCGTCTCATGACTCACATGGATACAGACCTCAAACACTGCGCTGCTGACCTCATCTTCGTCCTCTGCAAGGAAAATG TGAGCCGCTTTATCAAGTACACAGGTTACGGCAACGCAGCGGGCCTGCTGGCCACCAGGGGTCTGCTGGGCGGCCAGGGCTCCAGGATCTTCACCTCTGATGCCCAGTACTCCAGCGACTCGGACTCGGACACCGAGGAGTACCGGCAGGTCAGAGATCGCATCAACCCGGTGACGGGGCGGGTGGAGGTGGAGCAGCCGGACCCTATGGAGGGcatgacagaggaggagaaggaggaggaggccaaGAGGCTCTTCATGCTCTTCAACAAGCTGTCCAG AGAAAACATTATCCAGCCAATGGGCGTGGATCCAGAGGGAAGGCTTGTCCCAATGTTAGATTCCCTCACTGAGGAGGGGAAGTCTGGGTTAGAGGATGACGGAGAagcagaggaaggagagaagaacTGA
- the irf3 gene encoding interferon regulatory factor 3 isoform X4, whose product MSHSKPLLVPWLRTKIDSERYPGVHWTNLDRTEFAIPWKHALRQDSSDTDILIFKAWAEVSGNGRAHGDPSVWKRNFRSALRAKGFKMVSDNKNDAANPHKVFRWPAESPSGATSSAGSQDQDDPDLFEDYPLPTQERQVIPCFDGSLYLPEDTVFSESSANHDILQECLMGLNICPETGFEPPPEQQQLQNPVVIGGHALPGQQQYPVMFEGSVGEAGLPEQPARPMEGAMGGACDGHLAEQFLHTMTQTSYGENFKTQFRILVYYRGVMVSEQEVHNEVGIRLVYRPELKGTVLDHESGLTLVSLPSPGPMLDHTQANLTQRILDKLGDGLDVRVSGHVVYGQRLGEIKAFWSLSKFDSSRRPQEISKLEPQQIYHFKDFVRGILEFIDGKNSPPCSLFFCLGEKWPDSDNRPWEKKLITVEVVLTSMELLKNMAVEGGASSLQSMELQMSLEEMMEMY is encoded by the exons ATGTCTCATTCGAAACCACTGCTCGTCCCGTGGCTGCGGACCAAGATTGACAGCGAAAGGTATCCCGGTGTCCACTGGACAAACCTGGACAGGACAGAGTTCGCCATCCCGTGGAAACATGCTTTGAGACAGGACTCCTCCGACACGGACATCCTCATCTTTAAG GCCTGGGCAGAGGTAAGTGGCAATGGCCGGGCTCATGGAGACCCCTCGGTCTGGAAGAGGAACTTCCGCAGCGCCCTCCGAGCCAAAGGCTTTAAAATGGTCTCTGACAACAAGAACGACGCTGCTAACCCCCATAAAGTGTTTCGCTGGCCGGCCGAGTCACCATCAGGAG CTACCTCTTCTGCCGGATCTCAGGACCAAGATGACCCCGATTTGTTTGAGGATTATCCCCTTCCTACACAAGAA AGGCAGGTCATCCCATGCTTTGATGGCTCTCTCTATCTTCCAGAAGACACTGTGTTTTCAG AATCCTCTGCCAACCATGATATTCTCCAGGAGTGTCTAATGGGACTGAACATCTGCCCTGAAACAG GCTTTGAGCCTCCTCCGGAGCAACAACAGCTCCAAAACCCAGTTGTGATTGGTGGACACGCGTTGCCTGGGCAACAGCAGTATCCAGTAATGTTTGAGGGTTCAGTCGGTGAAGCTGGGTTGCCTGAGCAACCGGCACGTCCAATGGAGGGAGCCATGGGAGGGGCCTGTGATGGGCATCTGGCAGAGCAGTTCCTACATACAATGACCCAAACCAGTTATGGAGAGAATTTCA AGACTCAATTCAGGATATTAGTGTACTACAGAGGGGTGATGGTGTCTGAGCAGGAGGTTCATAATGAAGTTGGAATCCGCTTAGTCTACAG GCCTGAACTCAAGGGGACAGTTTTGGATCACGAGTCAGGCCTGACCCTGGTCTCTCTGCCAAGCCCTGGACCCATGCTGGATCATACCCAAGCCAATCTGACCCAACGCATCCTAGACAAGCTGGGCGATGGTTTGGACGTGAGGGTGTCAGGCCATGTGGTCTACGGCCAGCGACTGGGCGAAATCAAAGCATTTTGGAGCCTCTCCAAGTTTGACAGCAGCAGGCGGCCACAAGAGATTTCTAAACTGGAGCCTCAACAAATATACCACTTCAAGGACTTTGTGCGAG GCATATTGGAGTTCATTGATGGGAAAAATTCCCCTCCGTGCTCCCTGTTCTTCTGCCTCGGTGAGAAGTGGCCTGACTCAGACAACAGGCCTTGGGAGAAGAAACTCATCACAGTGGAG GTGGTCCTGACTTCAATGGAGCTACTGAAGAATATGGCGGTTGAAGGCGGCGCCTCATCCCTGCAGTCGATGGAGCTGCAGATGTCCCTTGAAGAGATGATGGAGATGTATTGA
- the irf3 gene encoding interferon regulatory factor 3 isoform X2 → MSHSKPLLVPWLRTKIDSERYPGVHWTNLDRTEFAIPWKHALRQDSSDTDILIFKAWAEVSGNGRAHGDPSVWKRNFRSALRAKGFKMVSDNKNDAANPHKVFRWPAESPSGATSSAGSQDQDDPDLFEDYPLPTQERQVIPCFDGSLYLPEDTVFSESSANHDILQECLMGLNICPETEGNAGFEPPPEQQQLQNPVVIGGHALPGQQQYPVMFEGSVGEAGLPEQPARPMEGAMGGACDGHLAEQFLHTMTQTSYGENFKTQFRILVYYRGVMVSEQEVHNEVGIRLVYRPELKGTVLDHESGLTLVSLPSPGPMLDHTQANLTQRILDKLGDGLDVRVSGHVVYGQRLGEIKAFWSLSKFDSSRRPQEISKLEPQQIYHFKDFVRGILEFIDGKNSPPCSLFFCLGEKWPDSDNRPWEKKLITVEVVLTSMELLKNMAVEGGASSLQSMELQMSLEEMMEMY, encoded by the exons ATGTCTCATTCGAAACCACTGCTCGTCCCGTGGCTGCGGACCAAGATTGACAGCGAAAGGTATCCCGGTGTCCACTGGACAAACCTGGACAGGACAGAGTTCGCCATCCCGTGGAAACATGCTTTGAGACAGGACTCCTCCGACACGGACATCCTCATCTTTAAG GCCTGGGCAGAGGTAAGTGGCAATGGCCGGGCTCATGGAGACCCCTCGGTCTGGAAGAGGAACTTCCGCAGCGCCCTCCGAGCCAAAGGCTTTAAAATGGTCTCTGACAACAAGAACGACGCTGCTAACCCCCATAAAGTGTTTCGCTGGCCGGCCGAGTCACCATCAGGAG CTACCTCTTCTGCCGGATCTCAGGACCAAGATGACCCCGATTTGTTTGAGGATTATCCCCTTCCTACACAAGAA AGGCAGGTCATCCCATGCTTTGATGGCTCTCTCTATCTTCCAGAAGACACTGTGTTTTCAG AATCCTCTGCCAACCATGATATTCTCCAGGAGTGTCTAATGGGACTGAACATCTGCCCTGAAACAG AAGGCAACGCAGGCTTTGAGCCTCCTCCGGAGCAACAACAGCTCCAAAACCCAGTTGTGATTGGTGGACACGCGTTGCCTGGGCAACAGCAGTATCCAGTAATGTTTGAGGGTTCAGTCGGTGAAGCTGGGTTGCCTGAGCAACCGGCACGTCCAATGGAGGGAGCCATGGGAGGGGCCTGTGATGGGCATCTGGCAGAGCAGTTCCTACATACAATGACCCAAACCAGTTATGGAGAGAATTTCA AGACTCAATTCAGGATATTAGTGTACTACAGAGGGGTGATGGTGTCTGAGCAGGAGGTTCATAATGAAGTTGGAATCCGCTTAGTCTACAG GCCTGAACTCAAGGGGACAGTTTTGGATCACGAGTCAGGCCTGACCCTGGTCTCTCTGCCAAGCCCTGGACCCATGCTGGATCATACCCAAGCCAATCTGACCCAACGCATCCTAGACAAGCTGGGCGATGGTTTGGACGTGAGGGTGTCAGGCCATGTGGTCTACGGCCAGCGACTGGGCGAAATCAAAGCATTTTGGAGCCTCTCCAAGTTTGACAGCAGCAGGCGGCCACAAGAGATTTCTAAACTGGAGCCTCAACAAATATACCACTTCAAGGACTTTGTGCGAG GCATATTGGAGTTCATTGATGGGAAAAATTCCCCTCCGTGCTCCCTGTTCTTCTGCCTCGGTGAGAAGTGGCCTGACTCAGACAACAGGCCTTGGGAGAAGAAACTCATCACAGTGGAG GTGGTCCTGACTTCAATGGAGCTACTGAAGAATATGGCGGTTGAAGGCGGCGCCTCATCCCTGCAGTCGATGGAGCTGCAGATGTCCCTTGAAGAGATGATGGAGATGTATTGA
- the irf3 gene encoding interferon regulatory factor 3 isoform X3, with amino-acid sequence MSHSKPLLVPWLRTKIDSERYPGVHWTNLDRTEFAIPWKHALRQDSSDTDILIFKAWAEVSGNGRAHGDPSVWKRNFRSALRAKGFKMVSDNKNDAANPHKVFRWPAESPSGATSSAGSQDQDDPDLFEDYPLPTQERQVIPCFDGSLYLPEDTVFSAESSANHDILQECLMGLNICPETGFEPPPEQQQLQNPVVIGGHALPGQQQYPVMFEGSVGEAGLPEQPARPMEGAMGGACDGHLAEQFLHTMTQTSYGENFKTQFRILVYYRGVMVSEQEVHNEVGIRLVYRPELKGTVLDHESGLTLVSLPSPGPMLDHTQANLTQRILDKLGDGLDVRVSGHVVYGQRLGEIKAFWSLSKFDSSRRPQEISKLEPQQIYHFKDFVRGILEFIDGKNSPPCSLFFCLGEKWPDSDNRPWEKKLITVEVVLTSMELLKNMAVEGGASSLQSMELQMSLEEMMEMY; translated from the exons ATGTCTCATTCGAAACCACTGCTCGTCCCGTGGCTGCGGACCAAGATTGACAGCGAAAGGTATCCCGGTGTCCACTGGACAAACCTGGACAGGACAGAGTTCGCCATCCCGTGGAAACATGCTTTGAGACAGGACTCCTCCGACACGGACATCCTCATCTTTAAG GCCTGGGCAGAGGTAAGTGGCAATGGCCGGGCTCATGGAGACCCCTCGGTCTGGAAGAGGAACTTCCGCAGCGCCCTCCGAGCCAAAGGCTTTAAAATGGTCTCTGACAACAAGAACGACGCTGCTAACCCCCATAAAGTGTTTCGCTGGCCGGCCGAGTCACCATCAGGAG CTACCTCTTCTGCCGGATCTCAGGACCAAGATGACCCCGATTTGTTTGAGGATTATCCCCTTCCTACACAAGAA AGGCAGGTCATCCCATGCTTTGATGGCTCTCTCTATCTTCCAGAAGACACTGTGTTTTCAG CAGAATCCTCTGCCAACCATGATATTCTCCAGGAGTGTCTAATGGGACTGAACATCTGCCCTGAAACAG GCTTTGAGCCTCCTCCGGAGCAACAACAGCTCCAAAACCCAGTTGTGATTGGTGGACACGCGTTGCCTGGGCAACAGCAGTATCCAGTAATGTTTGAGGGTTCAGTCGGTGAAGCTGGGTTGCCTGAGCAACCGGCACGTCCAATGGAGGGAGCCATGGGAGGGGCCTGTGATGGGCATCTGGCAGAGCAGTTCCTACATACAATGACCCAAACCAGTTATGGAGAGAATTTCA AGACTCAATTCAGGATATTAGTGTACTACAGAGGGGTGATGGTGTCTGAGCAGGAGGTTCATAATGAAGTTGGAATCCGCTTAGTCTACAG GCCTGAACTCAAGGGGACAGTTTTGGATCACGAGTCAGGCCTGACCCTGGTCTCTCTGCCAAGCCCTGGACCCATGCTGGATCATACCCAAGCCAATCTGACCCAACGCATCCTAGACAAGCTGGGCGATGGTTTGGACGTGAGGGTGTCAGGCCATGTGGTCTACGGCCAGCGACTGGGCGAAATCAAAGCATTTTGGAGCCTCTCCAAGTTTGACAGCAGCAGGCGGCCACAAGAGATTTCTAAACTGGAGCCTCAACAAATATACCACTTCAAGGACTTTGTGCGAG GCATATTGGAGTTCATTGATGGGAAAAATTCCCCTCCGTGCTCCCTGTTCTTCTGCCTCGGTGAGAAGTGGCCTGACTCAGACAACAGGCCTTGGGAGAAGAAACTCATCACAGTGGAG GTGGTCCTGACTTCAATGGAGCTACTGAAGAATATGGCGGTTGAAGGCGGCGCCTCATCCCTGCAGTCGATGGAGCTGCAGATGTCCCTTGAAGAGATGATGGAGATGTATTGA
- the LOC117937288 gene encoding synembryn-A isoform X2, with translation MTCISMDVDLEGIIQCIKQGDENGVQIQLQEFNKEYAQCFFFDAEERDRRKQQKLDEFRKNKVRDYIDSDSDCDEDDQEDRGLILRQNLAMVLMRFIRTEVECHLLRVSLRTLRILSRDKKVLGPLVTDSALLTLAKLAGLSTTEASDAPSDPDSDFYDNIIASLAEAKVLHCRSDQDEGEANDQNKECSDEDAKSDISIANSGDLESISGCGSHRPSFNEMHSSGIHYKVLERGRKDRRESKMDGEEVQEGVLSGEEAQRKEAMKVLCNVVYNSTWAQERFSALRLMCGLTERLSSNVSGSAPSSVRFYELRLMFLITALRRELSTQLRQEGGVSIFTAALESCLEVEWKEQYECVLNPAAPPISLEASQCIIEILKILFNITYSTHRQEPSEDDAALYRHLVAILRLCLLKKCLLPDDTDELQGHTVNLLSALPLQCLDVLLVPPLQPNSDQCKEVNMDCVHALMLFMERRLEGDKMKEKLTPVLNLLTESCRGHRETRHYIRKHILPPLRDASHKPEEGSTVKSRLIRLMTHMDTDLKHCAADLIFVLCKENVSRFIKYTGYGNAAGLLATRGLLGGQGSRIFTSDAQYSSDSDSDTEEYRQVRDRINPVTGRVEVEQPDPMEGMTEEEKEEEAKRLFMLFNKLSRENIIQPMGVDPEGRLVPMLDSLTEEGKSGLEDDGEAEEGEKN, from the exons ATGACTTGCATAAG CATGGACGTGGACCTGGAAGGGATTATCCAGTGCATCAAGCAGGGAGATGAAAACGGTGTTCAGATACAGCTGCAGGAGTTCAACAAAGAG TATGCCCAGTGCTTCTTCTTTGATGCAGAGGAGAGGGACAGACGGAAA caacaaaaactagACGAG TTCAGGAAGAATAAAGTGAGGGATTACATCGATTCTGACTCTGACTGTGATGAGGACGACCAGGAGGATCGAGGCCTCATCCTTAGACAG AATTTAGCTATGGTCCTGATGAGGTTCATAAGAACAGAAGTTGAATGCCATCTGTTAAGAGTGTCTCTACGCACCCTGAGAATCCTCTCCAGAGACAAAAAGGTCCTGGGCCCCTTGGTGACCGACAGCGCTCTGCTGACCCTGGCCAAACTAGCCGGGCTAAGCACAACTGAAGCAAGTGACGCCCCCAGCGACCCCGACTCTGATTTCTACGATAACATAATCGCTTCTCTCGCTGAGGCCAAAGTGTTGCATTGTCGCTCTGACCAGGACGAGGGCGAAGCCAATGACCAAAACAAAGAGTGCTCCGATGAGGACGCCAAGAGTGACATCAGCATCGCCAACAGCGGAGATCTGGAGAGCATTAGCGGGTGTGGCAGCCACAGGCCCAGCTTCAACGAAATGCACAGTAGTGGCATCCATTACAAGGtgctggagagagggaggaaggaccGCCGAGAGAGCAAGATGGATGGGGAGGAAGTACAAGAGGGGGTGTTGTCAGGAGAGGAGGCGCAGAGAAAAGAGGCCATGAAGGTGTTGTGTAATGTGGTGTACAACAGCACCTGGGCACAGGAGAGGTTCAGTGCTCTCAG ACTCATGTGTGGCCTCACAGAGCGTCTCTCCTCCAATGTCAGTGGCTCAGCTCCCTCAAGTGTTCGCTTCTATGAGCTACGCCTCATGTTCCTCATCACTGCGCTACGGCGAGAGCTCAGCACTCAGCTTCGACAG GAGGGAGGTGTGTCCATCTTCACAGCAGCTCTGGAAAGCTGCCTGGAGGTTGAGTGGAAGGAGCAGTACGAGTGTGTGCTGAACCCAGCAGCACCCCCCATCTCACTGGAAGCCTCTCAGTGTATCATAGAGATCCTCAAAATCCTCTTCAACATCACCTACAGCACCCACAGGCAGGAGCCAAGTGAG GATGACGCAGCTCTGTACCGACACCTTGTGGCAATCCTGCGTCTCTGCCTGCTGAAGAAGTGTCTGCTTCCCGACGACACCGATGAACTGCAGGG CCACACAGTCAACCTGTTGTCAGCGCTGCCTCTCCAGTGTCTCGATGTGCTGCTGGTGCCGCCTCTGCAGCCCAACTCGGACCAGTGCAAGGAGGTCAACATGGACTGTGTCCACGCCCTGATGCTATTCATGGAGAGACGCCTGGAG gGTGATAAGATGAAAGAGAAGCTGACACCAGTCCTCAATCTGCTGACAGAGAgctgcagaggacacagagaaaCACGCCATTACATCAGGAAACAT ATCCTCCCTCCTCTGAGAGACGCATCACACAAGCCGGAGGAAGGCTCGACGGTGAAGAGTCGTCTGATCCGTCTCATGACTCACATGGATACAGACCTCAAACACTGCGCTGCTGACCTCATCTTCGTCCTCTGCAAGGAAAATG TGAGCCGCTTTATCAAGTACACAGGTTACGGCAACGCAGCGGGCCTGCTGGCCACCAGGGGTCTGCTGGGCGGCCAGGGCTCCAGGATCTTCACCTCTGATGCCCAGTACTCCAGCGACTCGGACTCGGACACCGAGGAGTACCGGCAGGTCAGAGATCGCATCAACCCGGTGACGGGGCGGGTGGAGGTGGAGCAGCCGGACCCTATGGAGGGcatgacagaggaggagaaggaggaggaggccaaGAGGCTCTTCATGCTCTTCAACAAGCTGTCCAG AGAAAACATTATCCAGCCAATGGGCGTGGATCCAGAGGGAAGGCTTGTCCCAATGTTAGATTCCCTCACTGAGGAGGGGAAGTCTGGGTTAGAGGATGACGGAGAagcagaggaaggagagaagaacTGA
- the irf3 gene encoding interferon regulatory factor 3 isoform X1, protein MSHSKPLLVPWLRTKIDSERYPGVHWTNLDRTEFAIPWKHALRQDSSDTDILIFKAWAEVSGNGRAHGDPSVWKRNFRSALRAKGFKMVSDNKNDAANPHKVFRWPAESPSGATSSAGSQDQDDPDLFEDYPLPTQERQVIPCFDGSLYLPEDTVFSAESSANHDILQECLMGLNICPETEGNAGFEPPPEQQQLQNPVVIGGHALPGQQQYPVMFEGSVGEAGLPEQPARPMEGAMGGACDGHLAEQFLHTMTQTSYGENFKTQFRILVYYRGVMVSEQEVHNEVGIRLVYRPELKGTVLDHESGLTLVSLPSPGPMLDHTQANLTQRILDKLGDGLDVRVSGHVVYGQRLGEIKAFWSLSKFDSSRRPQEISKLEPQQIYHFKDFVRGILEFIDGKNSPPCSLFFCLGEKWPDSDNRPWEKKLITVEVVLTSMELLKNMAVEGGASSLQSMELQMSLEEMMEMY, encoded by the exons ATGTCTCATTCGAAACCACTGCTCGTCCCGTGGCTGCGGACCAAGATTGACAGCGAAAGGTATCCCGGTGTCCACTGGACAAACCTGGACAGGACAGAGTTCGCCATCCCGTGGAAACATGCTTTGAGACAGGACTCCTCCGACACGGACATCCTCATCTTTAAG GCCTGGGCAGAGGTAAGTGGCAATGGCCGGGCTCATGGAGACCCCTCGGTCTGGAAGAGGAACTTCCGCAGCGCCCTCCGAGCCAAAGGCTTTAAAATGGTCTCTGACAACAAGAACGACGCTGCTAACCCCCATAAAGTGTTTCGCTGGCCGGCCGAGTCACCATCAGGAG CTACCTCTTCTGCCGGATCTCAGGACCAAGATGACCCCGATTTGTTTGAGGATTATCCCCTTCCTACACAAGAA AGGCAGGTCATCCCATGCTTTGATGGCTCTCTCTATCTTCCAGAAGACACTGTGTTTTCAG CAGAATCCTCTGCCAACCATGATATTCTCCAGGAGTGTCTAATGGGACTGAACATCTGCCCTGAAACAG AAGGCAACGCAGGCTTTGAGCCTCCTCCGGAGCAACAACAGCTCCAAAACCCAGTTGTGATTGGTGGACACGCGTTGCCTGGGCAACAGCAGTATCCAGTAATGTTTGAGGGTTCAGTCGGTGAAGCTGGGTTGCCTGAGCAACCGGCACGTCCAATGGAGGGAGCCATGGGAGGGGCCTGTGATGGGCATCTGGCAGAGCAGTTCCTACATACAATGACCCAAACCAGTTATGGAGAGAATTTCA AGACTCAATTCAGGATATTAGTGTACTACAGAGGGGTGATGGTGTCTGAGCAGGAGGTTCATAATGAAGTTGGAATCCGCTTAGTCTACAG GCCTGAACTCAAGGGGACAGTTTTGGATCACGAGTCAGGCCTGACCCTGGTCTCTCTGCCAAGCCCTGGACCCATGCTGGATCATACCCAAGCCAATCTGACCCAACGCATCCTAGACAAGCTGGGCGATGGTTTGGACGTGAGGGTGTCAGGCCATGTGGTCTACGGCCAGCGACTGGGCGAAATCAAAGCATTTTGGAGCCTCTCCAAGTTTGACAGCAGCAGGCGGCCACAAGAGATTTCTAAACTGGAGCCTCAACAAATATACCACTTCAAGGACTTTGTGCGAG GCATATTGGAGTTCATTGATGGGAAAAATTCCCCTCCGTGCTCCCTGTTCTTCTGCCTCGGTGAGAAGTGGCCTGACTCAGACAACAGGCCTTGGGAGAAGAAACTCATCACAGTGGAG GTGGTCCTGACTTCAATGGAGCTACTGAAGAATATGGCGGTTGAAGGCGGCGCCTCATCCCTGCAGTCGATGGAGCTGCAGATGTCCCTTGAAGAGATGATGGAGATGTATTGA